The following coding sequences lie in one Alicyclobacillus curvatus genomic window:
- a CDS encoding IS1634 family transposase — MFAQIVSTKRPDGRTYRYMHIVESYREGKAVKKRRIASLGNVDGYSEEEIQQFIRTLESLLQNRASGSIEDFDPKSTLSFGVPYVVQFLWDQLGLTKAVQNELKDRQVTFDVARYVKAMVCNRLMNPSSKLDLFHTIEDMYLPESGDEPWQLQHFYRALDHLMDMKPQLEKLIYQRLTDLLSFRLSLVLYDLTSTHLSGHHCPIGEHGYSRTHRPDLEQVELGLLVTPDGLPITHEVFAGNTPDKKTVKEILERLKKDFSVEQCVFVGDRGMVTKKNTELLAELQYPFIVGYHKRGRVVSDTLLTKYNDISVYTELRGNLSYLEVPASAVEDDEKGQDARYILCHNPLKAKTDEAFRVSALEEAEQALVEYGTWLEKPHRGRKTSTQSVMLKVSDILTKKGVQAFLEVEFNDEKLSYKRNEGALAKEALRDGKFVIKTNTNLPAEQVVTSYKTLMNVERAFREIKNFLDVGPVYHWNEKRVRGHIFVCVLAYLFEQEVQVMYRRWWEQREREAQQMDNAAGREQRLEELGARWYTGERIMKELKRWHVMKTEFLGKEFLSVPPPPQDLREVLKALNIPLPAKAIHLRQTSSGTLV, encoded by the coding sequence GTGTTCGCACAAATTGTATCCACAAAACGCCCCGATGGTCGCACCTACAGGTACATGCATATTGTTGAATCCTACCGCGAGGGAAAGGCAGTTAAAAAGCGCCGGATTGCTAGCCTTGGTAACGTTGATGGCTACTCTGAGGAAGAAATTCAACAGTTTATTCGCACTCTGGAATCGCTCCTACAAAACCGTGCCTCTGGTTCGATCGAGGACTTCGACCCGAAGTCGACCCTCTCTTTCGGCGTTCCCTACGTGGTTCAATTTTTGTGGGACCAGTTGGGGCTAACCAAAGCTGTACAAAACGAATTGAAAGATCGCCAGGTCACATTTGATGTGGCCCGCTATGTGAAGGCGATGGTCTGTAACCGTTTGATGAACCCGTCCAGCAAGCTGGACCTGTTCCACACCATTGAAGACATGTATCTGCCAGAGTCAGGTGATGAACCGTGGCAGCTCCAACATTTTTACCGTGCCTTGGATCACCTCATGGACATGAAGCCACAGCTTGAGAAGCTCATCTACCAGCGACTCACGGACCTTCTGAGCTTTCGCCTGTCGCTGGTACTCTATGACCTAACCAGTACGCATCTCAGTGGCCACCACTGTCCGATTGGCGAACACGGATACTCCCGAACCCACCGACCAGACCTAGAGCAGGTTGAACTCGGCCTACTTGTCACACCGGACGGCCTGCCAATCACTCATGAAGTCTTTGCAGGAAACACACCGGACAAGAAGACCGTCAAAGAGATTCTAGAACGTTTGAAGAAAGACTTCTCGGTAGAACAGTGTGTCTTCGTCGGGGACCGTGGCATGGTCACCAAAAAGAACACCGAGCTATTGGCAGAACTCCAATATCCCTTTATTGTGGGCTACCACAAACGTGGTCGTGTGGTCAGCGACACCTTGTTAACAAAGTACAATGACATCTCAGTCTATACCGAACTACGTGGTAACCTCAGCTACCTTGAGGTGCCTGCATCTGCCGTCGAGGATGATGAAAAAGGGCAAGATGCTCGCTATATTCTCTGCCACAACCCACTCAAGGCAAAGACAGACGAAGCCTTCCGTGTGTCCGCGTTAGAGGAAGCAGAACAAGCCCTGGTCGAATACGGGACGTGGTTGGAGAAACCTCACCGCGGTCGGAAAACAAGCACACAGTCCGTGATGCTCAAGGTCAGCGACATCCTCACGAAAAAAGGTGTACAAGCGTTTCTTGAAGTGGAGTTCAATGACGAGAAGCTCTCCTACAAACGTAACGAGGGGGCCCTAGCCAAGGAAGCGCTCCGAGACGGAAAGTTTGTGATTAAAACCAACACCAATCTACCAGCCGAACAGGTTGTCACCTCCTACAAAACATTGATGAACGTGGAACGGGCGTTTCGCGAGATTAAGAACTTCCTCGATGTCGGCCCGGTTTACCACTGGAATGAGAAGCGTGTTCGTGGCCACATCTTCGTCTGTGTACTGGCATATCTGTTCGAGCAAGAGGTTCAAGTGATGTACCGCCGCTGGTGGGAACAGCGTGAGCGCGAAGCTCAGCAGATGGACAACGCTGCAGGGCGTGAGCAACGGCTGGAGGAACTGGGCGCGCGCTGGTACACCGGCGAACGAATCATGAAGGAACTAAAGCGATGGCACGTAATGAAGACTGAATTCCTTGGGAAAGAGTTTCTGAGCGTGCCACCTCCGCCGCAGGACCTGCGTGAGGTGCTCAAGGCACTGAACATTCCACTTCCTGCGAAAGCCATCCATCTGCGTCAGACGTCGTCCGGCACGCTCGTTTAG
- a CDS encoding RraA family protein encodes MVCDQTLTRGENTEVADDRKDKSEMDETGMKGEGLVDRELKDNRMQDMNPPENQLPSRASIGTDVPREVHQIPQSDLTLAHDWVHISGLSSTISDILDDLGYALSIPASELPARQGRRTIVGRAATIRYLPSRRCLHLSTDGLIHKSAMRFTSPNDVLVIEGDRGARYSVFGGLAAHSAKQHGIAGLIVDGAVRDIDQIGELDIPVWSRGVTPLTGRGRLQGMGINVPVQIQNVQVHPGDVVVADDSGICFVPAEILPEVDRRLRLLIAEEQQIVRGDC; translated from the coding sequence ATGGTGTGTGACCAGACCTTAACGAGAGGTGAGAATACAGAAGTGGCGGATGATAGGAAGGACAAATCGGAAATGGACGAAACGGGAATGAAGGGCGAGGGACTGGTGGACAGGGAATTGAAGGATAACAGAATGCAGGATATGAACCCTCCCGAAAATCAACTCCCTAGCCGAGCCAGCATTGGAACGGATGTTCCGCGAGAAGTTCACCAAATTCCTCAATCCGACTTGACGCTGGCTCACGACTGGGTTCACATCTCAGGTCTCTCGTCAACAATTTCGGACATCCTCGATGACCTGGGCTATGCCTTGTCGATACCGGCATCCGAACTTCCAGCGCGACAAGGACGGCGCACGATAGTAGGTCGGGCCGCGACCATTCGATATCTCCCGTCTCGCCGGTGTCTCCATCTATCGACCGATGGACTCATTCACAAGTCCGCGATGAGGTTCACAAGCCCGAACGATGTCCTTGTCATTGAGGGTGATAGAGGGGCACGGTATTCTGTGTTTGGAGGACTTGCTGCGCACAGCGCCAAACAGCATGGAATTGCCGGATTGATTGTCGATGGTGCCGTCCGCGACATCGATCAGATCGGGGAGTTAGACATTCCTGTCTGGTCCCGCGGTGTTACACCATTGACTGGGCGTGGAAGATTGCAGGGCATGGGGATTAACGTTCCTGTACAGATACAGAACGTTCAAGTTCATCCTGGTGATGTTGTTGTGGCAGATGACAGCGGCATTTGCTTTGTACCCGCCGAGATTCTGCCCGAAGTCGACAGGCGGCTTCGCCTACTGATTGCCGAAGAGCAACAGATTGTGAGAGGAGACTGCTAA
- a CDS encoding sensor histidine kinase, whose translation MISGSDMSDSMRLRLTHVGKWHLNSDEWGIYLYRFVSLMLTFFLILTSSFVLTSSLTLKSSAYLMSASKTEWMILLFLLFESIIVSGVLIRVHESPPLVRILLMMETIILGVLVAQTGGVKSPFVWLALNPVLSATTLVNPFYGWATMMGFVLTAIGSWQWLFPQPQLSAYGLLEENLTMMLVFVFMTLAVLLYSRFAEQVSARFLEFRARRQELGPIHRELGWTDQGRSERYARERTLTQDVIALYQSVQGVTSQDDLGAVGQVLADYLFTLTNHQTSFVWIVPNEHEELEEMDSIPILKTHPEHVMERDRLLAALEQLWVDTRDVQTPVTAVLAGTKYLLVTVRSSSTRFALMGHDVCSGREGERYDEAIDPLAIVADVSARILERRRLEKTAQQLLVVEEQNRIANEMHDNVSQQLFSIVYASHALKQSWVHFPADQVQNQLNVISETAHAATQEFRQIVLQLSNRPSSQWLHHRLEQYLHEVRELNQISLETNIDGCEQSVPPSMKPAIYRIVAEAVGNAIRHGQCTELSVRLRFGDTTVEMEVSDNGCGFNAAVLVQRKASGLGLQNMTSIAQRYAGDFRINSAIGKGTAVRVELKYPQMEFR comes from the coding sequence ATGATAAGTGGCAGCGACATGTCGGATTCTATGAGGCTACGTCTTACGCACGTCGGCAAATGGCATCTGAACAGTGATGAATGGGGTATCTATCTTTATCGTTTTGTCTCTTTGATGCTTACATTCTTTTTGATTCTGACTTCGTCCTTCGTACTCACATCATCTTTGACGCTGAAGTCCTCAGCTTATCTAATGAGTGCGTCAAAGACAGAGTGGATGATTCTACTGTTTCTGTTGTTCGAGTCCATCATCGTCTCGGGTGTACTTATTCGGGTCCACGAGAGTCCACCATTGGTGCGTATCTTGCTTATGATGGAAACCATCATCTTGGGCGTCCTGGTCGCACAAACAGGTGGAGTTAAGAGTCCATTTGTCTGGTTGGCACTAAATCCTGTTTTGTCGGCCACCACCTTGGTCAATCCATTTTACGGTTGGGCGACGATGATGGGGTTCGTCCTGACTGCTATCGGCAGTTGGCAGTGGTTATTTCCGCAACCACAACTATCAGCGTACGGATTGCTCGAAGAAAACCTGACAATGATGCTGGTCTTTGTGTTCATGACTCTGGCTGTGCTACTGTACTCAAGGTTTGCCGAGCAGGTAAGCGCAAGGTTTCTTGAATTTCGTGCAAGGCGACAAGAGTTGGGGCCTATCCATCGCGAATTAGGATGGACCGACCAGGGACGCTCTGAAAGATATGCGCGCGAGCGGACACTGACGCAGGACGTCATCGCACTGTATCAGTCCGTTCAAGGAGTAACATCGCAGGACGACCTTGGTGCCGTAGGCCAAGTCCTCGCAGACTACCTGTTTACACTAACTAACCATCAGACATCTTTTGTGTGGATTGTCCCGAACGAGCATGAGGAGCTTGAGGAGATGGATTCCATCCCCATCTTGAAGACACACCCCGAGCATGTCATGGAGCGGGACAGGCTGTTGGCAGCACTTGAGCAACTCTGGGTCGATACACGGGATGTGCAAACTCCAGTTACCGCGGTGTTGGCGGGAACAAAATATTTGCTAGTCACCGTCCGTTCTTCCTCTACCCGCTTTGCCCTGATGGGGCATGACGTCTGTAGCGGACGTGAAGGGGAGCGCTACGATGAGGCAATAGACCCCCTCGCCATTGTCGCTGATGTGAGTGCGAGAATTCTCGAACGGCGCCGATTGGAGAAAACAGCGCAACAGTTGCTTGTGGTGGAGGAACAAAATCGGATCGCCAATGAAATGCACGATAATGTTTCACAACAATTGTTCAGTATCGTGTACGCTTCGCATGCACTCAAGCAGAGTTGGGTCCACTTCCCTGCGGACCAAGTCCAAAACCAGCTCAATGTGATTTCAGAAACGGCACACGCTGCGACACAGGAGTTCCGCCAGATTGTGCTTCAATTGAGCAACCGCCCATCCTCCCAGTGGCTGCACCATCGACTCGAACAATACCTCCATGAAGTGAGGGAGCTAAATCAGATATCTCTTGAAACCAATATTGACGGATGCGAACAAAGCGTCCCCCCAAGCATGAAGCCTGCCATCTACCGCATTGTCGCGGAAGCGGTTGGGAATGCCATTCGCCACGGGCAGTGCACGGAACTATCGGTTCGACTGCGGTTCGGTGATACAACGGTTGAGATGGAAGTGAGCGACAACGGCTGCGGGTTTAATGCGGCGGTCCTCGTTCAACGGAAAGCTTCGGGACTTGGACTACAAAACATGACAAGTATAGCCCAACGCTACGCTGGGGATTTCCGCATCAACAGTGCAATCGGGAAAGGAACGGCTGTGCGGGTTGAATTGAAGTACCCACAAATGGAATTCAGGTGA
- a CDS encoding C40 family peptidase, whose translation MQILQRLHVHSKWNGNVWQVYTSPAAPSVGNLDIQPTTRPPASRSLPSIASLGQQIVNYAETFIGRPYRYGGTTPAGFDCSGFVQYVFKHFGKSLPRTSVEQAHVGRVIPTSDLQPGELVFFDTGGQTLSHVGIYVGSGKFVSATTSDGVRVDDLHDPYYWGSRFELATNPGV comes from the coding sequence ATGCAAATCCTGCAACGGCTGCACGTGCACTCCAAATGGAACGGCAACGTTTGGCAAGTCTACACATCACCCGCAGCGCCTTCAGTAGGAAACCTCGATATTCAGCCGACTACACGTCCCCCTGCATCGCGTTCGCTTCCTTCTATTGCGTCCCTTGGGCAACAAATCGTCAACTACGCTGAGACCTTCATCGGACGGCCCTATCGGTACGGTGGCACGACTCCAGCGGGGTTTGACTGCTCTGGTTTTGTCCAGTATGTGTTCAAGCATTTTGGCAAGTCCTTGCCACGCACAAGTGTGGAACAGGCGCACGTAGGAAGGGTCATCCCGACTTCTGATTTACAGCCGGGAGAGTTGGTATTCTTTGATACGGGCGGACAGACGTTGTCACACGTAGGAATTTACGTAGGCAGTGGCAAGTTCGTTTCTGCAACGACATCAGATGGGGTCCGCGTAGACGATTTGCACGACCCGTATTATTGGGGATCACGTTTCGAACTTGCCACAAACCCGGGCGTATAG
- a CDS encoding MBL fold metallo-hydrolase, protein MKKIAEGIAQLSLSMNFGERSMVIHPTLLWDNHDVILVDTGFPGMMDAIRSEMEQAGLAFERLTKVILTHQDYDHIGGLPSILTTVGHPIEVLAHEFDKPYIEGDKTLIKHDPQRGTPPKATVNTVLQDGDVLPYSGGVTVIFTPGHTPGHISLYHQASKTLITGDATISNDGQLLGPNEAFTPDLALAWQSIAKFRNFDIQTVNCYHGGICENEVNEQIKQLVAAHT, encoded by the coding sequence ATGAAGAAAATTGCCGAGGGCATTGCCCAACTCAGTCTATCCATGAACTTCGGTGAGCGGTCTATGGTCATCCATCCGACATTGCTTTGGGATAACCATGATGTCATTCTCGTTGACACAGGGTTCCCAGGCATGATGGACGCCATCCGCTCAGAAATGGAACAAGCCGGCCTTGCGTTCGAACGCTTAACAAAGGTCATTTTGACACATCAAGATTACGACCACATCGGCGGTCTACCTTCAATTCTCACCACAGTTGGCCATCCCATCGAGGTACTTGCACACGAATTTGACAAGCCGTATATCGAGGGTGACAAAACCTTAATCAAGCATGACCCACAGCGAGGAACACCGCCAAAGGCGACGGTCAACACCGTTCTTCAAGACGGAGATGTCCTGCCCTATAGCGGTGGGGTCACCGTGATATTTACTCCCGGACACACACCTGGACACATTAGCCTCTATCATCAAGCGAGTAAAACGCTAATCACCGGCGACGCGACCATCTCAAACGATGGACAACTACTCGGCCCAAATGAGGCTTTCACACCGGACCTGGCACTGGCATGGCAGTCCATCGCAAAGTTCCGCAATTTCGATATCCAGACCGTCAACTGCTACCATGGCGGTATCTGCGAGAATGAGGTCAACGAACAAATCAAGCAACTGGTTGCAGCACATACGTAA
- a CDS encoding signal peptidase I, translating into MKYVVKWGSRLITLVLGVILIVTMYAAISTRLSGGHPTIFGLQWYEVMSGSMEPAVHTGSVIFDKPSVNISALKVGDVITFRAPNAEYGADQMIITHRINQIKNQNGQVMFQTKGDANDAADPDLVPSTNIIGQYDNITIPYLGYYLTFAKTKLGVGLLVILPGVLLIVSTMVTLLRDILKSQKSAKS; encoded by the coding sequence ATGAAGTATGTAGTCAAGTGGGGAAGTCGTCTCATAACCCTGGTCCTCGGAGTCATCTTAATCGTCACCATGTACGCCGCCATCTCAACCAGACTGAGCGGCGGACACCCGACAATCTTCGGACTGCAGTGGTACGAGGTGATGTCCGGCTCAATGGAGCCTGCGGTTCATACAGGGTCCGTCATTTTCGATAAGCCGAGTGTCAACATCAGCGCCCTCAAGGTTGGGGATGTCATCACTTTTCGGGCACCCAATGCGGAGTATGGTGCGGACCAGATGATTATCACGCACAGAATCAACCAGATTAAGAACCAAAATGGACAAGTCATGTTTCAAACGAAGGGCGACGCAAATGACGCCGCCGATCCCGATCTCGTTCCGTCTACAAACATCATCGGCCAATACGACAACATCACCATTCCCTATCTAGGCTACTATCTCACTTTTGCAAAGACAAAACTTGGCGTCGGATTGCTCGTGATTCTCCCAGGGGTACTGCTCATCGTCAGTACCATGGTGACCCTATTGCGAGACATCCTAAAATCGCAGAAGTCGGCCAAATCTTAA
- a CDS encoding response regulator transcription factor: MNVVIVDDHPLIRTGLFAVLSAEHDIEVTGQAATAADAIATISSLHPDVALVDLKLGADSGLSVIRACKSLIDGCHYVVLTSSLSRVDFVSAMEEGVDGYALKEALPEELLYALRIVAKGRRYYDPIFLQTPPALDDTGCEHLTPKEMEVLRSLGRGMNNREIAHELFITEFTVKKHVSQILAKLNLADRTQAALWANANGLVTYTIDFDGSPHAGL, encoded by the coding sequence ATGAACGTTGTGATTGTTGATGACCACCCGTTAATTCGTACCGGGCTCTTTGCTGTGTTAAGTGCGGAGCATGACATCGAGGTCACTGGCCAAGCAGCGACTGCGGCTGACGCCATTGCCACGATTTCCAGTCTCCATCCGGACGTGGCACTGGTCGATCTAAAATTAGGCGCTGATTCTGGCTTGTCAGTGATACGCGCATGCAAATCCCTTATCGACGGCTGTCACTATGTTGTTCTCACGTCATCTCTGAGCCGGGTGGACTTTGTATCCGCCATGGAGGAAGGCGTCGACGGATATGCGCTCAAAGAGGCGTTACCCGAGGAACTATTGTACGCGCTGCGAATTGTCGCAAAGGGCCGTCGATATTACGATCCGATATTCCTGCAAACTCCCCCCGCTCTCGATGACACAGGCTGTGAACATCTGACACCAAAAGAGATGGAAGTGCTGCGTTCACTCGGCAGAGGCATGAACAACCGGGAGATTGCACATGAGCTATTTATCACGGAATTCACCGTCAAGAAGCATGTCAGCCAGATCCTGGCGAAGTTGAATCTAGCAGACAGAACCCAAGCAGCCCTATGGGCGAATGCGAATGGGCTTGTGACCTATACGATAGACTTTGATGGTTCCCCGCATGCGGGACTGTAG